A section of the Deinococcus multiflagellatus genome encodes:
- the purC gene encoding phosphoribosylaminoimidazolesuccinocarboxamide synthase — MTQRTRGELKYEGKAKRVYATDHEHEYIVAYKDDATAFNGVKKAQIGGKGAINNAITAHLFPQLEQAGVPTHFLEKLSDTEQRVRAVTIIPVEVIVRNVAAGSFSKRLGIEEGTPLSRPVVEYCYKSDALGDPLINTDTAVALGWATPEQLTRIRELALKVQAFLVPYFAARDVRLIDFKLEFGTTADGEVVLADEISPDTCRFWDAATNEKLDKDRFRRDLGGVEDAYSEMLRRVTAPVNG, encoded by the coding sequence ATGACCCAGCGCACCCGAGGCGAACTGAAGTACGAAGGCAAGGCCAAGCGCGTGTACGCCACCGACCACGAGCACGAGTACATCGTGGCGTACAAGGACGACGCCACCGCCTTCAACGGGGTCAAGAAGGCGCAGATTGGCGGCAAGGGGGCCATCAACAACGCCATTACCGCCCACCTGTTTCCGCAGCTGGAGCAGGCCGGGGTGCCCACCCACTTTCTGGAGAAACTCAGCGACACGGAACAGCGCGTGCGCGCCGTGACGATCATTCCGGTGGAAGTGATCGTGCGCAACGTGGCCGCCGGGTCGTTCAGCAAGCGGCTGGGGATTGAAGAAGGCACCCCCCTCTCGCGCCCGGTGGTGGAGTACTGCTACAAGAGCGACGCCCTGGGCGACCCCCTGATCAACACCGATACCGCCGTGGCGCTGGGCTGGGCCACCCCAGAGCAGCTGACGCGCATCCGCGAGCTGGCCCTGAAGGTGCAGGCGTTCCTGGTGCCCTACTTCGCCGCGCGCGACGTGCGCCTGATTGATTTCAAGCTGGAGTTTGGCACCACGGCTGACGGCGAGGTGGTCCTGGCCGACGAGATCAGCCCCGACACCTGCCGCTTCTGGGACGCCGCAACGAACGAGAAGCTCGACAAGGACCGCTTCCGCCGTGACCTGGGCGGCGTGGAAGACGCATACAGCGAGATGCTGCGGCGCGTGACCGCGCCGGTCAATGGTTGA